The proteins below come from a single Malus sylvestris chromosome 3, drMalSylv7.2, whole genome shotgun sequence genomic window:
- the LOC126615851 gene encoding myosin-2-like isoform X4 yields MMVSASPSMIARSSLEEMLDSLRRRDEGEKPKELPPALPARPPSRARLPSARRSLPNNFRVEGAERSLECLPSMNKRKDGDLGFKTSNFGVKKTENDQNVESPYGRSLKDCRMKPEQKIAKSDCDDNIGYFIKKKLHVWCRLPGGLWELGTIQSTSGDAALVSVSSGNVIKVCRVDLLPANPNVLEGVDDLIQLSYLNEPSVLYNLQCRYSQDMIYSKAGPVLIAINPFKDVQIYGEDFVTTYRRKLTDKPHVYAVADAAYDEMMADDVNQSIIISGESGAGKTETAKVAMQYLADLGSGSCGTEHANAILQTNCILEAFGNAKTCRNHNASRFGKLFDIHFSTAGKICGASIQTFFLDKSRVTQLQNGERSYHVFYQLCAGAPSTLKERLNLKRASEYKYLNQSDCLEIDGVDDARKFHMLMEALDVVQVCKEDQEHAFSLLAAVLWLGNISFQSIDNENHVEVLADEAVTIAAMLMGCSSQELILSLSTPEIHGSKDSIVKRLTLRQAIDARDALAKFIYVSLFDWLVEQINKSLAVGKCRTGRSISILDIHGFESFQKNSFEQMCINYANERLQQHFNRHLFKLEQEECELDGVDWTKVDFQDNRECLNLFEKKPFGLLSLLDEELNFPKANDLTLANKFKQHLNANSCFKAEKASSFSICHLAGEVLYDTSGFLDKNRDKLPSIFFQLLSSCSCRLLQLFTSKEFKQFQKPENDSCQMNALDPSKSSAGIEFKGQLFKLMHQLESSKPHFISCIKPNSKQLPGMYEVNLVLQQLRCCGVLEVVRISRSGYPTRMTHQEFAGRYGFLLLEDDLPQDPLSLSIAILKRFSVLPEMYQIGYTKVFLRTGQIASLEDKRKKVLRGIIGVQKYFRGHRARCHFDQLKEGVAKIQSNGLCENTGRKPGACETVNERQNLKRSHPENGKAKRKAGRKMSEDLPSDLAELQRRVLQAEATLVRKEEENAELQEQLQQFETRWSEYESKMKSMQDVWQKQMVSLQTSLAAARKSLGSANTAGQPVTLGSVSSARYDSEEATSMGSRTPGASTPLNGAGREANGSSNAVSNLLKEFEQRRQIFDDDAKALVEVKPGQSAANMNPEEDLRKLKHRFESWKKEYKARLRETKTKLHKIWHSEEEKRRRKWWGKIGSRAL; encoded by the exons ATGATGGTTTCCGCATCACCGTCGATGATAGCGAGGAGCTCATTGGAGGAAATGCTGGATTCGCTTCGGCGGAGAGATGAGGGCGAAAAGCCGAAGGAGTTGCCGCCGGCTTTGCCAGCTCGGCCGCCTTCCAGGGCTCGGCTGCCATCAGCCCGCCGCTCTTTGCCCAACAACTTCAGGGTCGAAGGCGCAGAGCGCTCACTGGAGTGTTTGCCTAGTATGAACAAGAGAAAAGACGGGGACTTGGGGTTCAAGACAAGTAATTTTGGCGTGAAGAAGACGGAGAATGATCAAAATGTTGAGTCGCCATACGGCAGGTCACTGAAGGACTGTCGAATGAAGCCGGAGCAGAAGATTGCAAAGTCGGATTGCGATGACAACATTGGTTATTTCATCAAGAAG AAACTTCATGTTTGGTGTCGGCTACCTGGTGGGCTGTGGGAGTTAGGAACGATACAGTCAACTTCAGGGGACGCCGCACTTGTTTCAGTCTCTAGTGGAAAT GTAATCAAAGTTTGCAGAGTTGATCTTTTACCTGCAAACCCAAATGTTCTCGAAGGTGTGGATGATCTTATCCAGCTTAGTTATTTGAATGAGCCTTCTGTACTTTACAATCTTCAATGTAGATATTCCCAGGATATGATTTAT AGCAAAGCTGGGCCAGTTTTGATTGCAATCAATCCTTTCAAAGATGTTCAAATTTATGGAGAAGATTTTGTCACAACTTATAGGCGGAAACTAACAGACAAACCTCATGTTTATGCTGTGGCAGACGCTGCTTATGATGAGATGATGGCAG ATGATGTAAATCAGTCCATAATCATAAG tggGGAAAGTGGAGCTGGGAAAACCGAGACAGCAAAAGTTGCAATGCAATACTTGGCTGATCTTGGTAGTGGCAGTTGTGGCACAGAGCATGCAAATGCAATCCTTCAGACCAATTGTATACTAGAAGCGTTTGGAAATGCAAAAACATGCAGAAATCACAATGCTAGTCGATTC GGGAAATTGTTTGACATTCATTTTAGCACAGCAGGAAAAATATGTGGTGCTTCTATCCAAACAT TTTTTTTGGACAAG TCTAGAGTGACACAACTACAAAATGGTGAGAGGTCGTACCATGTCTTTTATCAACTCTGTGCTGGTGCTCCATCAACGCTAAAAG AGAGGCTAAACCTTAAAAGGGCTAGTGAGTACAAGTATCTTAATCAGAGTGATTGCTTGGAAATTGATGGTGTAGATGATGCGCGGAAGTTTCATATGCTCATG GAAGCGCTAGATGTTGTTCAAGTTTGTAAGGAAGATCAAGAACACGCGTTTTCATTGCTGGCTGCAGTGTTATGGCTGGGAAACATATCATTTCAATCAATTGACAATGAGAATCATGTAGAAGTGTTAGCTGATGAAG CTGTAACCATTGCTGCCATGCTGATGGGTTGTAGTTCTCAGGAACTGATTCTTTCTTTATCCACCCCCGAAATCCATGGTAGCAAGGATAGTATTGTCAAAAGATTGACACTGCGACAG GCAATTGATGCAAGAGATGCATTGGCAAAATTTATCTATGTCAGCTTGTTTGACTGGCTTGTAGAACAAATTAACAAGTCACTTGCAGTGGGAAAATGCCGTACTGGGAGATCCATCAGTATACTTGATATTCACGGGTTTGAGTCATTCCAG AAGAACAGCTTTGAACAGATGTGCATTAATTATGCAAATGAAAGGCTGCAACAACATTTCAACCGACATTTATTTAAGCTTGAGCAGGAG GAATGTGAATTGGACGGGGTTGATTGGACTAAAGTTGATTTTCAAGACAACCGAGAATGCTTGAATCTGTTTGAGAAG AAACCTTTTGGGCTGCTATCCTTGTTGGATGAGGAATTGAACTTCCCCAAGGCAAATGATTTGACCCTTGCCAATAAATTTAAGCAACACTTGAATGCTAATTCTTGCTTCAAAGCAGAAAAAGCCAGCAGTTTCAGTATTTGTCATCTTGCTGGAGAG GTCCTATATGACACAAGTGGATTCTTGGACAAAAACAGAGATAAGTTGCCCTCTATTTTCTTCCAACTCCTGTCATCGTGCAGTTGCCGACTTCTGCAGTTGTTTACTTCCAAAGAGTTTAAGCAGTTCCAGAAACCAGAAAATGATTCGTGCCAGATGAATGCGTTGGACCCTTCAAAATCAAGCGCTGGTATTGAGTTCAAG GGTCAATTGTTTAAACTAATGCACCAGTTGGAGAGCAGCAAACCTCACTTCATTAGCTGCATAAAGCCAAACAGTAAGCAGCTTCCCGGCATGTATGAAGTAAACCTTGTTTTACAACAGCTCAGGTGTTGTGGAGTTTTGGAGGTTGTTAGGATATCACGATCTGGATATCCTACTAGAATGACACATCAAGAATTTGCTGGAAG GTATGGTTTTCTACTTTTGGAGGACGATTTACCTCAGGATCCATTAAGTCTATCCATTGCTATTCTAAAAAGATTCAGTGTCCTCCCTGAAATGTACCAAATTGGCTATACGAAAGTGTTTCTTAGAACGGGGCAG ATTGCATCATTGGAGGATAAGCGAAAGAAAGTTCTGAGAGGAATAATTGGTGTCCAAAAATACTTCCGTGGTCACCGGGCTCGTTGTCACTTTGATCAACTTAAGGAAGGAGTCGCAAAGATACAATCAA ATGGTCTTTGTGAAAATACTGGAAGGAAACCAGGTGCTTGTGAAACTGTTAATGAGCGGCAAAATTTGAAGAGGTCACATCCTGAGAATGGGAAAGCTAAAAGGAAGGCCGGCAGGAAGATGTCAGAG GATTTGCCATCAGATTTGGCAGAGCTTCAAAGGCGGGTGCTTCAGGCTGAAGCAACTCTGGTGCGGAAGGAGGAGGAAAATGCTGAATTACAGGAGCAACTGCAACAATTTGAAACAAGATGGTCAGAATATGAATCAAAGATGAAATCGATGCAGGACGTGTGGCAGAAGCAGATGGTGTCTTTACAG ACGAGTCTTGCTGCGGCCAGAAAGAGTCTTGGATCTGCCAATACTGCTGGTCAACCTGTAACACTAGGTTCTGTTTCATCGGCCCGCTATGATTCTGAAGAAGCCACATCTATGGGATCTCGAACTCCTGGTGCAAGCACACCCCTCAATGGAGCAGGGCGTGAGGCTAATGGCAGCTCGAATGCAGTCAGCAATCTGTTGAAGGAATTTGAGCAGCGGAGACAGATATTCGATGATGATGCGAAAGCTCTGGTTGAGGTAAAACCTGGGCAGTCAGCTGCAAATATGAATCCTGAGGAAGATTTACGAAAACTTAAACACCGGTTTGAGTCCTGGAAGAAAGAGTACAAGGCAAGATTACGGGAGACAAAGACAAAGCTTCACAAAATTTGGCACTCAGAAGAGGAAAAACGGCGGAGAAAATGGTGGGGAAAGATAGGCTCAAGAGCATTGTAG
- the LOC126615851 gene encoding myosin-2-like isoform X3 translates to MMVSASPSMIARSSLEEMLDSLRRRDEGEKPKELPPALPARPPSRARLPSARRSLPNNFRVEGAERSLECLPSMNKRKDGDLGFKTSNFGVKKTENDQNVESPYGRSLKDCRMKPEQKIAKSDCDDNIGYFIKKKLHVWCRLPGGLWELGTIQSTSGDAALVSVSSGNVIKVCRVDLLPANPNVLEGVDDLIQLSYLNEPSVLYNLQCRYSQDMIYSKAGPVLIAINPFKDVQIYGEDFVTTYRRKLTDKPHVYAVADAAYDEMMADDVNQSIIISGESGAGKTETAKVAMQYLADLGSGSCGTEHANAILQTNCILEAFGNAKTCRNHNASRFGKLFDIHFSTAGKICGASIQTFFLDKSRVTQLQNGERSYHVFYQLCAGAPSTLKERLNLKRASEYKYLNQSDCLEIDGVDDARKFHMLMEALDVVQVCKEDQEHAFSLLAAVLWLGNISFQSIDNENHVEVLADEAVTIAAMLMGCSSQELILSLSTPEIHGSKDSIVKRLTLRQAIDARDALAKFIYVSLFDWLVEQINKSLAVGKCRTGRSISILDIHGFESFQKNSFEQMCINYANERLQQHFNRHLFKLEQEECELDGVDWTKVDFQDNRECLNLFEKKPFGLLSLLDEELNFPKANDLTLANKFKQHLNANSCFKAEKASSFSICHLAGEVLYDTSGFLDKNRDKLPSIFFQLLSSCSCRLLQLFTSKEFKQFQKPENDSCQMNALDPSKSSAGIEFKGQLFKLMHQLESSKPHFISCIKPNSKQLPGMYEVNLVLQQLRCCGVLEVVRISRSGYPTRMTHQEFAGRYGFLLLEDDLPQDPLSLSIAILKRFSVLPEMYQIGYTKVFLRTGQIASLEDKRKKVLRGIIGVQKYFRGHRARCHFDQLKEGVAKIQSNADGLCENTGRKPGACETVNERQNLKRSHPENGKAKRKAGRKMSEDLPSDLAELQRRVLQAEATLVRKEEENAELQEQLQQFETRWSEYESKMKSMQDVWQKQMVSLQTSLAAARKSLGSANTAGQPVTLGSVSSARYDSEEATSMGSRTPGASTPLNGAGREANGSSNAVSNLLKEFEQRRQIFDDDAKALVEVKPGQSAANMNPEEDLRKLKHRFESWKKEYKARLRETKTKLHKIWHSEEEKRRRKWWGKIGSRAL, encoded by the exons ATGATGGTTTCCGCATCACCGTCGATGATAGCGAGGAGCTCATTGGAGGAAATGCTGGATTCGCTTCGGCGGAGAGATGAGGGCGAAAAGCCGAAGGAGTTGCCGCCGGCTTTGCCAGCTCGGCCGCCTTCCAGGGCTCGGCTGCCATCAGCCCGCCGCTCTTTGCCCAACAACTTCAGGGTCGAAGGCGCAGAGCGCTCACTGGAGTGTTTGCCTAGTATGAACAAGAGAAAAGACGGGGACTTGGGGTTCAAGACAAGTAATTTTGGCGTGAAGAAGACGGAGAATGATCAAAATGTTGAGTCGCCATACGGCAGGTCACTGAAGGACTGTCGAATGAAGCCGGAGCAGAAGATTGCAAAGTCGGATTGCGATGACAACATTGGTTATTTCATCAAGAAG AAACTTCATGTTTGGTGTCGGCTACCTGGTGGGCTGTGGGAGTTAGGAACGATACAGTCAACTTCAGGGGACGCCGCACTTGTTTCAGTCTCTAGTGGAAAT GTAATCAAAGTTTGCAGAGTTGATCTTTTACCTGCAAACCCAAATGTTCTCGAAGGTGTGGATGATCTTATCCAGCTTAGTTATTTGAATGAGCCTTCTGTACTTTACAATCTTCAATGTAGATATTCCCAGGATATGATTTAT AGCAAAGCTGGGCCAGTTTTGATTGCAATCAATCCTTTCAAAGATGTTCAAATTTATGGAGAAGATTTTGTCACAACTTATAGGCGGAAACTAACAGACAAACCTCATGTTTATGCTGTGGCAGACGCTGCTTATGATGAGATGATGGCAG ATGATGTAAATCAGTCCATAATCATAAG tggGGAAAGTGGAGCTGGGAAAACCGAGACAGCAAAAGTTGCAATGCAATACTTGGCTGATCTTGGTAGTGGCAGTTGTGGCACAGAGCATGCAAATGCAATCCTTCAGACCAATTGTATACTAGAAGCGTTTGGAAATGCAAAAACATGCAGAAATCACAATGCTAGTCGATTC GGGAAATTGTTTGACATTCATTTTAGCACAGCAGGAAAAATATGTGGTGCTTCTATCCAAACAT TTTTTTTGGACAAG TCTAGAGTGACACAACTACAAAATGGTGAGAGGTCGTACCATGTCTTTTATCAACTCTGTGCTGGTGCTCCATCAACGCTAAAAG AGAGGCTAAACCTTAAAAGGGCTAGTGAGTACAAGTATCTTAATCAGAGTGATTGCTTGGAAATTGATGGTGTAGATGATGCGCGGAAGTTTCATATGCTCATG GAAGCGCTAGATGTTGTTCAAGTTTGTAAGGAAGATCAAGAACACGCGTTTTCATTGCTGGCTGCAGTGTTATGGCTGGGAAACATATCATTTCAATCAATTGACAATGAGAATCATGTAGAAGTGTTAGCTGATGAAG CTGTAACCATTGCTGCCATGCTGATGGGTTGTAGTTCTCAGGAACTGATTCTTTCTTTATCCACCCCCGAAATCCATGGTAGCAAGGATAGTATTGTCAAAAGATTGACACTGCGACAG GCAATTGATGCAAGAGATGCATTGGCAAAATTTATCTATGTCAGCTTGTTTGACTGGCTTGTAGAACAAATTAACAAGTCACTTGCAGTGGGAAAATGCCGTACTGGGAGATCCATCAGTATACTTGATATTCACGGGTTTGAGTCATTCCAG AAGAACAGCTTTGAACAGATGTGCATTAATTATGCAAATGAAAGGCTGCAACAACATTTCAACCGACATTTATTTAAGCTTGAGCAGGAG GAATGTGAATTGGACGGGGTTGATTGGACTAAAGTTGATTTTCAAGACAACCGAGAATGCTTGAATCTGTTTGAGAAG AAACCTTTTGGGCTGCTATCCTTGTTGGATGAGGAATTGAACTTCCCCAAGGCAAATGATTTGACCCTTGCCAATAAATTTAAGCAACACTTGAATGCTAATTCTTGCTTCAAAGCAGAAAAAGCCAGCAGTTTCAGTATTTGTCATCTTGCTGGAGAG GTCCTATATGACACAAGTGGATTCTTGGACAAAAACAGAGATAAGTTGCCCTCTATTTTCTTCCAACTCCTGTCATCGTGCAGTTGCCGACTTCTGCAGTTGTTTACTTCCAAAGAGTTTAAGCAGTTCCAGAAACCAGAAAATGATTCGTGCCAGATGAATGCGTTGGACCCTTCAAAATCAAGCGCTGGTATTGAGTTCAAG GGTCAATTGTTTAAACTAATGCACCAGTTGGAGAGCAGCAAACCTCACTTCATTAGCTGCATAAAGCCAAACAGTAAGCAGCTTCCCGGCATGTATGAAGTAAACCTTGTTTTACAACAGCTCAGGTGTTGTGGAGTTTTGGAGGTTGTTAGGATATCACGATCTGGATATCCTACTAGAATGACACATCAAGAATTTGCTGGAAG GTATGGTTTTCTACTTTTGGAGGACGATTTACCTCAGGATCCATTAAGTCTATCCATTGCTATTCTAAAAAGATTCAGTGTCCTCCCTGAAATGTACCAAATTGGCTATACGAAAGTGTTTCTTAGAACGGGGCAG ATTGCATCATTGGAGGATAAGCGAAAGAAAGTTCTGAGAGGAATAATTGGTGTCCAAAAATACTTCCGTGGTCACCGGGCTCGTTGTCACTTTGATCAACTTAAGGAAGGAGTCGCAAAGATACAATCAA ATGCAGATGGTCTTTGTGAAAATACTGGAAGGAAACCAGGTGCTTGTGAAACTGTTAATGAGCGGCAAAATTTGAAGAGGTCACATCCTGAGAATGGGAAAGCTAAAAGGAAGGCCGGCAGGAAGATGTCAGAG GATTTGCCATCAGATTTGGCAGAGCTTCAAAGGCGGGTGCTTCAGGCTGAAGCAACTCTGGTGCGGAAGGAGGAGGAAAATGCTGAATTACAGGAGCAACTGCAACAATTTGAAACAAGATGGTCAGAATATGAATCAAAGATGAAATCGATGCAGGACGTGTGGCAGAAGCAGATGGTGTCTTTACAG ACGAGTCTTGCTGCGGCCAGAAAGAGTCTTGGATCTGCCAATACTGCTGGTCAACCTGTAACACTAGGTTCTGTTTCATCGGCCCGCTATGATTCTGAAGAAGCCACATCTATGGGATCTCGAACTCCTGGTGCAAGCACACCCCTCAATGGAGCAGGGCGTGAGGCTAATGGCAGCTCGAATGCAGTCAGCAATCTGTTGAAGGAATTTGAGCAGCGGAGACAGATATTCGATGATGATGCGAAAGCTCTGGTTGAGGTAAAACCTGGGCAGTCAGCTGCAAATATGAATCCTGAGGAAGATTTACGAAAACTTAAACACCGGTTTGAGTCCTGGAAGAAAGAGTACAAGGCAAGATTACGGGAGACAAAGACAAAGCTTCACAAAATTTGGCACTCAGAAGAGGAAAAACGGCGGAGAAAATGGTGGGGAAAGATAGGCTCAAGAGCATTGTAG
- the LOC126615851 gene encoding myosin-2-like isoform X1, with amino-acid sequence MMVSASPSMIARSSLEEMLDSLRRRDEGEKPKELPPALPARPPSRARLPSARRSLPNNFRVEGAERSLECLPSMNKRKDGDLGFKTSNFGVKKTENDQNVESPYGRSLKDCRMKPEQKIAKSDCDDNIGYFIKKKLHVWCRLPGGLWELGTIQSTSGDAALVSVSSGNVIKVCRVDLLPANPNVLEGVDDLIQLSYLNEPSVLYNLQCRYSQDMIYSKAGPVLIAINPFKDVQIYGEDFVTTYRRKLTDKPHVYAVADAAYDEMMADDVNQSIIISGESGAGKTETAKVAMQYLADLGSGSCGTEHANAILQTNCILEAFGNAKTCRNHNASRFGKLFDIHFSTAGKICGASIQTFFLDKSRVTQLQNGERSYHVFYQLCAGAPSTLKERLNLKRASEYKYLNQSDCLEIDGVDDARKFHMLMEALDVVQVCKEDQEHAFSLLAAVLWLGNISFQSIDNENHVEVLADEAVTIAAMLMGCSSQELILSLSTPEIHGSKDSIVKRLTLRQAIDARDALAKFIYVSLFDWLVEQINKSLAVGKCRTGRSISILDIHGFESFQKNSFEQMCINYANERLQQHFNRHLFKLEQEECELDGVDWTKVDFQDNRECLNLFEKKPFGLLSLLDEELNFPKANDLTLANKFKQHLNANSCFKAEKASSFSICHLAGEVLYDTSGFLDKNRDKLPSIFFQLLSSCSCRLLQLFTSKEFKQFQKPENDSCQMNALDPSKSSAGIEFKGQLFKLMHQLESSKPHFISCIKPNSKQLPGMYEVNLVLQQLRCCGVLEVVRISRSGYPTRMTHQEFAGRYGFLLLEDDLPQDPLSLSIAILKRFSVLPEMYQIGYTKVFLRTGQIASLEDKRKKVLRGIIGVQKYFRGHRARCHFDQLKEGVAKIQSNADGLCENTGRKPGACETVNERQNLKRSHPENGKAKRKAGRKMSEVKDLPSDLAELQRRVLQAEATLVRKEEENAELQEQLQQFETRWSEYESKMKSMQDVWQKQMVSLQTSLAAARKSLGSANTAGQPVTLGSVSSARYDSEEATSMGSRTPGASTPLNGAGREANGSSNAVSNLLKEFEQRRQIFDDDAKALVEVKPGQSAANMNPEEDLRKLKHRFESWKKEYKARLRETKTKLHKIWHSEEEKRRRKWWGKIGSRAL; translated from the exons ATGATGGTTTCCGCATCACCGTCGATGATAGCGAGGAGCTCATTGGAGGAAATGCTGGATTCGCTTCGGCGGAGAGATGAGGGCGAAAAGCCGAAGGAGTTGCCGCCGGCTTTGCCAGCTCGGCCGCCTTCCAGGGCTCGGCTGCCATCAGCCCGCCGCTCTTTGCCCAACAACTTCAGGGTCGAAGGCGCAGAGCGCTCACTGGAGTGTTTGCCTAGTATGAACAAGAGAAAAGACGGGGACTTGGGGTTCAAGACAAGTAATTTTGGCGTGAAGAAGACGGAGAATGATCAAAATGTTGAGTCGCCATACGGCAGGTCACTGAAGGACTGTCGAATGAAGCCGGAGCAGAAGATTGCAAAGTCGGATTGCGATGACAACATTGGTTATTTCATCAAGAAG AAACTTCATGTTTGGTGTCGGCTACCTGGTGGGCTGTGGGAGTTAGGAACGATACAGTCAACTTCAGGGGACGCCGCACTTGTTTCAGTCTCTAGTGGAAAT GTAATCAAAGTTTGCAGAGTTGATCTTTTACCTGCAAACCCAAATGTTCTCGAAGGTGTGGATGATCTTATCCAGCTTAGTTATTTGAATGAGCCTTCTGTACTTTACAATCTTCAATGTAGATATTCCCAGGATATGATTTAT AGCAAAGCTGGGCCAGTTTTGATTGCAATCAATCCTTTCAAAGATGTTCAAATTTATGGAGAAGATTTTGTCACAACTTATAGGCGGAAACTAACAGACAAACCTCATGTTTATGCTGTGGCAGACGCTGCTTATGATGAGATGATGGCAG ATGATGTAAATCAGTCCATAATCATAAG tggGGAAAGTGGAGCTGGGAAAACCGAGACAGCAAAAGTTGCAATGCAATACTTGGCTGATCTTGGTAGTGGCAGTTGTGGCACAGAGCATGCAAATGCAATCCTTCAGACCAATTGTATACTAGAAGCGTTTGGAAATGCAAAAACATGCAGAAATCACAATGCTAGTCGATTC GGGAAATTGTTTGACATTCATTTTAGCACAGCAGGAAAAATATGTGGTGCTTCTATCCAAACAT TTTTTTTGGACAAG TCTAGAGTGACACAACTACAAAATGGTGAGAGGTCGTACCATGTCTTTTATCAACTCTGTGCTGGTGCTCCATCAACGCTAAAAG AGAGGCTAAACCTTAAAAGGGCTAGTGAGTACAAGTATCTTAATCAGAGTGATTGCTTGGAAATTGATGGTGTAGATGATGCGCGGAAGTTTCATATGCTCATG GAAGCGCTAGATGTTGTTCAAGTTTGTAAGGAAGATCAAGAACACGCGTTTTCATTGCTGGCTGCAGTGTTATGGCTGGGAAACATATCATTTCAATCAATTGACAATGAGAATCATGTAGAAGTGTTAGCTGATGAAG CTGTAACCATTGCTGCCATGCTGATGGGTTGTAGTTCTCAGGAACTGATTCTTTCTTTATCCACCCCCGAAATCCATGGTAGCAAGGATAGTATTGTCAAAAGATTGACACTGCGACAG GCAATTGATGCAAGAGATGCATTGGCAAAATTTATCTATGTCAGCTTGTTTGACTGGCTTGTAGAACAAATTAACAAGTCACTTGCAGTGGGAAAATGCCGTACTGGGAGATCCATCAGTATACTTGATATTCACGGGTTTGAGTCATTCCAG AAGAACAGCTTTGAACAGATGTGCATTAATTATGCAAATGAAAGGCTGCAACAACATTTCAACCGACATTTATTTAAGCTTGAGCAGGAG GAATGTGAATTGGACGGGGTTGATTGGACTAAAGTTGATTTTCAAGACAACCGAGAATGCTTGAATCTGTTTGAGAAG AAACCTTTTGGGCTGCTATCCTTGTTGGATGAGGAATTGAACTTCCCCAAGGCAAATGATTTGACCCTTGCCAATAAATTTAAGCAACACTTGAATGCTAATTCTTGCTTCAAAGCAGAAAAAGCCAGCAGTTTCAGTATTTGTCATCTTGCTGGAGAG GTCCTATATGACACAAGTGGATTCTTGGACAAAAACAGAGATAAGTTGCCCTCTATTTTCTTCCAACTCCTGTCATCGTGCAGTTGCCGACTTCTGCAGTTGTTTACTTCCAAAGAGTTTAAGCAGTTCCAGAAACCAGAAAATGATTCGTGCCAGATGAATGCGTTGGACCCTTCAAAATCAAGCGCTGGTATTGAGTTCAAG GGTCAATTGTTTAAACTAATGCACCAGTTGGAGAGCAGCAAACCTCACTTCATTAGCTGCATAAAGCCAAACAGTAAGCAGCTTCCCGGCATGTATGAAGTAAACCTTGTTTTACAACAGCTCAGGTGTTGTGGAGTTTTGGAGGTTGTTAGGATATCACGATCTGGATATCCTACTAGAATGACACATCAAGAATTTGCTGGAAG GTATGGTTTTCTACTTTTGGAGGACGATTTACCTCAGGATCCATTAAGTCTATCCATTGCTATTCTAAAAAGATTCAGTGTCCTCCCTGAAATGTACCAAATTGGCTATACGAAAGTGTTTCTTAGAACGGGGCAG ATTGCATCATTGGAGGATAAGCGAAAGAAAGTTCTGAGAGGAATAATTGGTGTCCAAAAATACTTCCGTGGTCACCGGGCTCGTTGTCACTTTGATCAACTTAAGGAAGGAGTCGCAAAGATACAATCAA ATGCAGATGGTCTTTGTGAAAATACTGGAAGGAAACCAGGTGCTTGTGAAACTGTTAATGAGCGGCAAAATTTGAAGAGGTCACATCCTGAGAATGGGAAAGCTAAAAGGAAGGCCGGCAGGAAGATGTCAGAGGTGAAG GATTTGCCATCAGATTTGGCAGAGCTTCAAAGGCGGGTGCTTCAGGCTGAAGCAACTCTGGTGCGGAAGGAGGAGGAAAATGCTGAATTACAGGAGCAACTGCAACAATTTGAAACAAGATGGTCAGAATATGAATCAAAGATGAAATCGATGCAGGACGTGTGGCAGAAGCAGATGGTGTCTTTACAG ACGAGTCTTGCTGCGGCCAGAAAGAGTCTTGGATCTGCCAATACTGCTGGTCAACCTGTAACACTAGGTTCTGTTTCATCGGCCCGCTATGATTCTGAAGAAGCCACATCTATGGGATCTCGAACTCCTGGTGCAAGCACACCCCTCAATGGAGCAGGGCGTGAGGCTAATGGCAGCTCGAATGCAGTCAGCAATCTGTTGAAGGAATTTGAGCAGCGGAGACAGATATTCGATGATGATGCGAAAGCTCTGGTTGAGGTAAAACCTGGGCAGTCAGCTGCAAATATGAATCCTGAGGAAGATTTACGAAAACTTAAACACCGGTTTGAGTCCTGGAAGAAAGAGTACAAGGCAAGATTACGGGAGACAAAGACAAAGCTTCACAAAATTTGGCACTCAGAAGAGGAAAAACGGCGGAGAAAATGGTGGGGAAAGATAGGCTCAAGAGCATTGTAG